The Juglans microcarpa x Juglans regia isolate MS1-56 chromosome 8S, Jm3101_v1.0, whole genome shotgun sequence genome has a window encoding:
- the LOC121244915 gene encoding uncharacterized protein LOC121244915, translated as MAVGQFNSLPRLCRTTAPLSPISYTRLVSTVSIPVCTASNVLKLPTTRRNRAVSALVSEENAVGSSSSGTDVFKLTYLEGNSWLWDVGGLKILVDPILVGNLDFGIPWLYDAAKKFLKKFQLSDLPEIDCLLITQSLDDHCHLKTLKPLSEKSPNLRVVATPNARPLLDPLFSNVTYIEPGQSSVIEARNGSTVRIQATPGPVLGPPWQRPENGYLVNSPQGQQTLYYEPHCVYNKSFLGKERADIIITPVIKQLLPKFTLVSGQEDAVQLARVLHAKFIVPMKNGDLDSKGLLSSIIQVEGTIESFKELLSKELPDAQVLEPTPGVPLQIPAPSNLL; from the exons ATGGCCGTGGGTCAGTTCAACTCTCTTCCCCGCTTGTGCAGAACCACAGCACCCTTATCTCCAATCTCATACACCCGTTTAGTCTCAACTGTTAGCATTCCCGTTTGCACTGCTTCCAACGTATTGAAGCTCCCGACCACCAG GCGGAATAGGGCTGTTTCTGCTCTGGTTTCTGAAGAGAACGCAGTCGGGTCGAGTTCTTCTGGAACTGATGTGTTCAAACTCACTTACTTAGAG GGGAATAGTTGGTTGTGGGATGTTGGTGGATTGAAAATACTGGTTGATCCAATCTTGGTGGGTAATTTGGATTTTGGAATTCCCTGGCTTTATGATGCTGCCAAGaagtttttgaagaaattcCAG CTTAGCGATCTTCCTGAAATTGATTGCTTACTGATTACACAAAGCCTTGATGATCATTGCCATCTGAAGACCCTGAAGCCCCTCTCTGAAAAGTCCCCAAATCTTAGAGTCGTGGCAACTCCCAATGCTAGGCCACTGTTGGATCCCCTTTTTAGCAAT GTCACGTACATTGAACCTGGTCAGAGCTCTGTTATTGAAGCAAGAAATGGTTCTACAGTCAGAATTCAGGCCACTCCAGGGCCAGTTCTAGGTCCTCCATGGCAGCGCCCGGAGAATGG GTATCTTGTCAATTCTCCTCAGGGCCAACAGACTCTTTACTATGAACCCCACTGTGTATACAACAAGAGTTTTCTGGGAAAGGAAAGGGCTGACATTATCATCACACCAGTCATAAAGCAGCTTCTGCCTAAATTTACACTGGTTTCGGGACAAGAAGATGCAGTTCAACTTGCAAGGGTGCTGCACGCCAA GTTCATCGTGCCAATGAAAAATGGGGACCTTGATAGCAAAGGGCTTCTTTCTAGTATAATTCAAGTTGAGGGAACAATAGAATCATTTAAG GAGCTATTGTCAAAGGAACTACCAGATGCTCAGGTCTTAGAGCCTACTCCTGGTGTACCACTACAAATCCCAGCACCTTCAAATCTTCTGTAG